The following are from one region of the Stenotrophomonas lactitubi genome:
- a CDS encoding DUF502 domain-containing protein yields the protein MSLEAPALVPRPSLQRLFLTGLLTLLPIWLTWVVVKFVFVLLSGISSPLVVPLSEQIATNFPHYLGWVRAEWIQNTIALLATLLVILAVGVASRRVVGQRLLRWVGAVIKRIPLASIIYDSAKKLLDMLQTEPGSTQRVVLIDFPHRDMKSVGLVTRVIKEQGTDRELAAVYVPTTPNPTSGYLEIVPVELLTPTDWTVDQAMSFIISGGAVAPSSVPFTRAGDRSE from the coding sequence ATGTCGCTCGAAGCCCCCGCCCTGGTTCCCCGCCCCTCCCTGCAGCGCCTGTTCCTGACCGGCCTGCTGACCCTGTTGCCGATCTGGCTGACTTGGGTGGTGGTCAAATTCGTGTTCGTGCTGCTGTCGGGCATTTCCAGCCCGCTGGTAGTGCCGCTGTCCGAACAGATCGCGACCAACTTCCCGCATTACCTCGGCTGGGTCCGCGCCGAATGGATCCAGAACACCATCGCCCTGCTGGCCACGCTGCTGGTGATCCTGGCGGTGGGCGTGGCCAGCCGCCGCGTGGTCGGCCAGCGCCTGCTGCGCTGGGTCGGTGCGGTCATCAAGCGCATTCCGCTGGCCAGCATCATCTATGACAGCGCCAAGAAGCTGCTGGACATGCTGCAGACCGAGCCGGGCAGCACCCAGCGCGTGGTGCTGATCGACTTCCCGCATCGCGACATGAAATCAGTCGGCCTGGTCACCCGGGTCATCAAGGAACAGGGCACCGACCGCGAACTGGCGGCCGTCTACGTGCCCACCACGCCGAACCCGACCTCGGGCTATCTGGAGATCGTGCCCGTCGAACTGCTCACCCCGACCGACTGGACGGTGGACCAAGCGATGAGCTTCATCATTTCCGGCGGTGCAGTGGCGCCCTCCAGCGTTCCGTTCACCCGCGCTGGCGATCGTTCCGAATGA
- a CDS encoding DUF4442 domain-containing protein, with protein MKASTFRFGINLWPPFLFTGIHVTRITPDYRQIDVELRLRPWNRNYVGTHFGGSLFAMTDPFWMLGLMHTLGRDYYVWDRAGAIDFLKPGRGTVRTSFRIDDALLDELRTAAAGGEKVLRWFSNDVVDEAGEVVAQVRKQVYVRLKPHAR; from the coding sequence ATGAAAGCCAGCACGTTCCGCTTCGGCATCAATCTGTGGCCACCGTTCCTGTTCACCGGCATCCATGTCACCCGGATCACCCCCGACTACCGGCAGATCGACGTGGAACTGCGCCTGCGTCCCTGGAACCGCAACTACGTCGGCACCCACTTCGGCGGCAGCCTGTTCGCGATGACCGATCCGTTCTGGATGCTGGGCCTGATGCACACCCTTGGCCGTGACTATTACGTCTGGGATCGTGCTGGTGCGATCGATTTCCTCAAGCCCGGCCGCGGCACAGTACGCACGTCCTTCCGCATCGACGACGCCCTGTTGGATGAACTGCGTACGGCGGCGGCCGGTGGCGAAAAAGTGCTGCGCTGGTTCAGCAACGACGTGGTCGACGAAGCCGGCGAGGTCGTCGCGCAGGTACGCAAGCAGGTCTATGTGCGCTTGAAGCCACACGCACGGTAA